A single window of Desulfobulbaceae bacterium DNA harbors:
- a CDS encoding NAD(+)/NADH kinase encodes MAIHKVGLIIRKGTNEAQEMALELKQWLEDRSISVLVDKVEKGLDLLVILGGDGTLLHVANQASRYEIPVVGINLGDLGFLTEIAKAQRFEALTGILNGSFVVEERLMLKVRFWRNGEVTQWHYALNDVVISKGTLDSLIQLGTWADNDYITTYRADGLIFSTPTGATAYNLSAGGPIVHPKLHSILVTPICPFMLDSRPVLLAPETKLISRLFAEHSQDVKVIVDGKIAWDMEANDFLEVRASEKRLQLIGSSKQDYFEILKNKLSWGGSEKNRPRHIETPVPVRLSEKK; translated from the coding sequence ATGGCAATACATAAAGTAGGTCTCATTATACGCAAGGGTACAAATGAAGCTCAGGAGATGGCCCTTGAGCTCAAGCAGTGGTTGGAAGATCGTTCAATTTCCGTACTTGTCGATAAAGTAGAGAAAGGTTTGGATCTTCTCGTGATTCTTGGCGGGGACGGGACACTCTTGCATGTTGCCAATCAGGCAAGCAGATACGAAATACCTGTAGTTGGCATTAACTTGGGTGATTTGGGCTTCTTGACTGAAATTGCCAAGGCCCAGCGTTTTGAAGCCCTTACCGGAATACTTAACGGCTCGTTTGTGGTTGAAGAACGCTTGATGCTCAAGGTCAGATTCTGGCGTAATGGCGAGGTGACCCAGTGGCATTACGCTTTAAATGATGTAGTTATCAGCAAAGGGACTCTTGACAGTTTAATTCAGCTTGGAACCTGGGCTGATAATGATTATATCACCACATATCGGGCCGACGGTTTGATCTTTTCAACACCTACCGGGGCAACGGCCTATAATCTTTCTGCCGGGGGGCCCATTGTTCACCCCAAGCTTCATTCCATTTTGGTTACCCCAATTTGTCCATTCATGCTGGACAGTCGGCCCGTACTTCTGGCACCAGAAACCAAATTGATCAGCCGTCTTTTTGCTGAGCACTCTCAAGATGTGAAAGTTATAGTGGATGGGAAAATTGCCTGGGATATGGAGGCTAACGATTTTTTAGAGGTAAGGGCCTCGGAAAAAAGGCTCCAGCTCATAGGCTCTTCGAAACAGGACTATTTTGAGATTTTGAAAAATAAACTAAGTTGGGGGGGGAGCGAAAAGAACAGACCGCGCCACATTGAAACACCTGTTCCGGTGAGGCTCTCTGAGAAGAAATAA
- the proC gene encoding pyrroline-5-carboxylate reductase yields MATTIGFIGGGRMAEALIQGICASGLALPEQIFVVDLDQGRRTFLHDSFGVSVFDQAGPVVDSCDLLVLAVKPQVMAKALGGIKDSVQSRHLLVSIAAGVSLASIETALDGAPCHLVRVMPNTPALVGEGAAAISPGKGADEADVAKVKALFDAVGQTVVLAESYLDAVTGLSGSGPAYVFSFIEGLIDGGVKVGLPRPEAQTLVLQTVLGSAKLAMETKQSPADLKAMVTSPGGTTIAGLHAMARAGFQGILMDAVEAATKRSRELGE; encoded by the coding sequence ATGGCTACTACTATTGGATTTATAGGCGGAGGCAGGATGGCGGAAGCTCTCATTCAGGGAATTTGTGCCTCCGGACTGGCGTTGCCTGAACAGATTTTTGTTGTTGACCTTGATCAGGGTAGACGAACTTTTTTACATGATAGTTTTGGTGTTTCTGTATTCGACCAGGCAGGCCCGGTGGTTGATAGTTGCGATCTACTGGTTCTTGCCGTTAAGCCTCAGGTAATGGCAAAGGCCTTAGGCGGGATTAAAGATAGTGTGCAGTCCAGACATCTATTAGTTTCTATCGCTGCTGGCGTTTCTTTGGCTTCAATTGAGACTGCCTTGGACGGTGCGCCATGTCACCTGGTCAGGGTAATGCCCAATACGCCTGCGCTTGTCGGGGAAGGTGCGGCGGCTATCAGTCCCGGAAAAGGTGCTGACGAGGCCGATGTTGCTAAGGTGAAAGCCCTTTTTGATGCTGTCGGGCAGACGGTGGTTCTTGCTGAAAGCTATCTTGATGCTGTGACAGGATTGAGTGGCTCCGGGCCGGCCTATGTATTTAGTTTTATTGAAGGGCTTATTGATGGCGGAGTTAAAGTTGGATTGCCCAGACCGGAGGCCCAAACCTTAGTTTTGCAAACGGTTCTTGGTTCTGCCAAACTTGCCATGGAGACAAAGCAGAGTCCGGCAGATTTAAAGGCCATGGTCACCTCGCCAGGCGGTACTACAATTGCTGGTCTTCATGCGATGGCTAGGGCCGGATTTCAGGGCATTTTGATGGATGCTGTTGAAGCGGCAACTAAACGTTCTCGAGAGTTGGGTGAGTGA
- a CDS encoding UDP-3-O-acyl-N-acetylglucosamine deacetylase: MEIYQHTLKKSVSFCGIGLHTGAPVELTISPAPANSGIRFKFKGNDDSMPAYMNSVVDTRLATTIASHGMVFSTTEHLLGALAGLGIDNALVELDAPELPIMDGSAGPFVHILKKASRKEQKASRRVLKITEEICYREGDKDIRILPHDGLKFTCNIDFDHEFVKSQTYTFELSPEAFVNEIASARTFGFIEQVEMLQQNGYALGGSLDNAVVIDRNGVINEDGLRFNDEFVRHKILDLIGDLALLGCPMFGHVIASKSGHSQHLGLMKEIAAHPEKWQIVELQKNGESCILEKIVNTTKSARNMLLPFLIPPADFPGSCPAVV, encoded by the coding sequence ATGGAAATTTATCAGCACACCTTAAAAAAATCAGTCAGCTTTTGTGGAATCGGGTTGCACACCGGTGCACCCGTTGAGCTGACAATTTCACCTGCCCCCGCCAACAGTGGCATCCGTTTTAAATTTAAGGGCAATGATGATTCAATGCCGGCCTATATGAACAGCGTTGTTGATACCAGACTGGCAACTACCATTGCCAGTCATGGAATGGTGTTTTCAACAACGGAACATCTCCTTGGTGCGCTTGCTGGCCTGGGAATTGATAATGCCCTTGTGGAGCTTGATGCCCCCGAGTTGCCGATCATGGACGGTAGTGCCGGCCCTTTTGTTCATATTCTGAAAAAGGCCAGTCGCAAAGAGCAAAAAGCCTCGCGGCGTGTCCTCAAAATTACTGAGGAGATCTGCTACCGTGAAGGAGATAAGGATATACGCATTTTACCTCACGATGGGCTTAAGTTTACCTGTAACATAGATTTTGATCATGAGTTTGTTAAAAGCCAGACCTATACCTTTGAGTTGTCACCCGAAGCGTTCGTGAACGAGATTGCTTCAGCCCGGACCTTTGGCTTTATCGAGCAGGTCGAGATGCTTCAGCAGAATGGCTATGCGCTTGGCGGTTCACTGGACAACGCCGTGGTCATTGACCGCAACGGCGTGATTAATGAGGACGGACTTCGCTTTAATGATGAGTTTGTTCGCCACAAAATTCTGGATCTAATTGGTGATCTGGCCTTGCTTGGCTGTCCGATGTTTGGACATGTGATAGCATCGAAATCAGGTCATAGCCAGCATCTGGGGTTGATGAAAGAGATTGCTGCACATCCGGAAAAATGGCAGATCGTTGAACTTCAAAAAAACGGGGAAAGCTGTATCCTGGAAAAGATTGTAAATACCACTAAGTCTGCACGAAATATGCTGCTTCCTTTCTTGATACCGCCTGCCGATTTTCCTGGAAGTTGCCCTGCCGTAGTTTGA